In the uncultured Methanobacterium sp. genome, one interval contains:
- a CDS encoding nitroreductase family protein, with amino-acid sequence MNQILDTIKSRRSVRKYQDKQIKDEELEKILEAAIYAPTGHNDQPWHFTIIQNKDLINQINEGAKEVMKTMDVEWIANMGKAESLNIFHQAPTVIIVSGRKDATTPLVDCSAAVANMLLAAESMDIGSCWIGLAKFYFLNGENMEELNIPENYEVHFGVSLGYKVRKNPEALLRHKNVFNYVEVSSQNINKPNTKLQMGVTMDVIEKRIEETKVAYIPYSGSYDRIPEYIQEVGQWVMEKGLEMTGRVYGTYFNSPEDVAEEDLRYEIGFSFAGDALPEDKIGIKEIPEHTVLSAMHQGPYTEVGPVIHAVVDYAVENGYDIVGPVTEVYLNDPAEVPESELLTEVQFPVIKIK; translated from the coding sequence ATGAACCAAATCCTTGACACTATTAAAAGCAGAAGAAGTGTTCGTAAATATCAGGATAAGCAGATTAAAGACGAAGAGCTTGAAAAAATCCTGGAAGCTGCCATTTATGCCCCCACAGGCCATAATGACCAGCCATGGCATTTTACCATAATTCAAAATAAGGATCTGATAAATCAGATCAATGAAGGTGCCAAGGAAGTTATGAAAACAATGGATGTAGAATGGATAGCGAATATGGGGAAAGCTGAGAGTCTTAACATCTTCCACCAGGCACCAACAGTTATAATAGTCTCCGGACGAAAAGATGCCACCACACCCCTGGTTGATTGCTCAGCAGCGGTTGCCAACATGCTCCTGGCTGCAGAGAGTATGGATATTGGTTCCTGTTGGATAGGATTAGCCAAATTTTACTTCCTTAATGGGGAGAATATGGAAGAATTAAACATACCCGAAAATTATGAAGTTCACTTCGGAGTTTCACTTGGTTATAAGGTCCGGAAAAACCCAGAAGCTCTCTTAAGACACAAAAATGTTTTTAATTATGTAGAGGTCTCATCACAAAATATTAACAAACCGAACACCAAATTACAAATGGGTGTAACTATGGATGTAATAGAAAAAAGAATAGAAGAGACTAAAGTTGCTTATATTCCATACAGTGGAAGTTATGACCGTATCCCAGAATATATCCAGGAAGTAGGACAGTGGGTTATGGAAAAAGGTCTTGAAATGACTGGCAGGGTTTACGGAACCTATTTCAACAGCCCGGAAGATGTGGCTGAGGAAGATCTGCGATATGAAATCGGTTTTTCATTTGCAGGAGATGCCTTACCAGAAGACAAGATCGGTATTAAAGAAATCCCGGAACATACCGTACTATCAGCCATGCACCAGGGCCCCTATACTGAAGTAGGGCCAGTTATACACGCAGTGGTGGATTATGCCGTTGAAAATGGCTACGACATTGTGGGACCGGTAACTGAAGTATATCTTAATGATCCGGCAGAAGTTCCTGAAAGTGAACTTTTAACCGAAGTGCAATTTCCAGTCATAAAAATCAAATAA